The Buteo buteo chromosome 3, bButBut1.hap1.1, whole genome shotgun sequence genome has a window encoding:
- the UQCRB gene encoding cytochrome b-c1 complex subunit 7, with protein MAARASVAGGGRLLDRIRKWYYNAAGFNKLGLMRDDTLYEDDDVKEALKRLPEHLYNERIFRIKRALDLSLKHQILPKDQWVKYEEDKHYLEPYLKEVIRERLEREAWNKK; from the exons ATGGCGGCGAGGGCGTCCG TTGCAGGAGGAGGTCGCCTGTTAGACAGGATTCGCAAGTGGTATTATAATGCAGCTGGATTCAACAAACTCG GATTAATGAGAGATGATACGTTATATGAAGATGATGATGTAAAAGAAGCACTGAAGAGACTTCCAGAACATCTTTACAATGAAAGAATATTTCGCATAAAGCGAGCACTCGACTTAAGCCTGAAACATCAGATCCTTCCAAAAGACCAGTGGGTGAAGTATGAAGAG gatAAGCATTATCTTGAACCGTACTTAAAAGAAGTAATCCGTGAAAGACTTGAAAGAGAAGCATGGAACAAGAAATAA